Proteins encoded in a region of the Triticum dicoccoides isolate Atlit2015 ecotype Zavitan chromosome 3A, WEW_v2.0, whole genome shotgun sequence genome:
- the LOC119269543 gene encoding pentatricopeptide repeat-containing protein At4g11690-like → MSATTAEAVRRLCAAGELRSALAHLARGAKAGDGALDVAACTALVHACCRTGDLAEARRVFGAMPRLGLAPNEVTFTALIHGHFVRGRRDEGFALFDEMRRGGVEPNIYTYNVLIGEWCRTGEFEGARRLFDEMPAKGVARNAVSYNTLIAGLCRHGRMKDAARLLETMRKEGIRPSIVTFNLLVDGYGKAGQMSNALHFSNQIRAAGHQPNALTHNALIAGFCRARDIARANRAFSDMKERGLTPTNGTYTILIDALARGGDMDKAFEMFADMGKAGLEVDVRTYGVLVHALCMEGNMKDARKLFQSMEEKGVKANGVIYDMMIFGYGREGNSYKAMKLITEMRKNGLVPNFASYGLMIRSLCNDGKCPEAEALIKDMVQAGLQPNESLSQALLHAKARQGSSTSNFFT, encoded by the coding sequence ATGTCCGCGACCACGGCCGAAGCCGTGCGCCGGCTCTGCGCCGCCGGCGAGCTGCGGTCAGCGCTAGCGCATCTCGCCCGCGGCGCGAAGGCGGGCGACGGGGCGCTGGACGTGGCCGCCTGCACGGCGCTCGTCCACGCCTGCTGCAGGACCGGCGACCTGGCGGAGGCGCGGAGGGTGTTCGGCGCAATGCCGCGCCTGGGGCTGGCCCCGAACGAGGTCACCTTCACCGCCCTCATCCACGGCCACTTCGTCCGCGGGCGCAGGGACGAGGGCTTCGCCCTGTTCGACGAGATGAGGAGGGGCGGGGTCGAGCCGAACATCTACACCTACAACGTGCTGATCGGGGAGTGGTGCAGGACGGGGGAGTTCGAGGGCGCCCGCCgcctgttcgacgaaatgcccgcGAAGGGCGTCGCGCGGAACGCCGTCAGCTACAACACGCTGATCGCGGGGCTGTGCAGGCACGGCAGGATGAAGGACGCCGCCCGGCTGCTGGAGACGATGCGGAAGGAGGGCATCCGCCCGAGCATCGTGACGTTCAACCTCCTCGTCGACGGGTATGGCAAGGCTGGGCAGATGTCCAACGCCTTGCATTTCTCCAACCAAATAAGGGCCGCTGGGCACCAGCCCAACGCTCTGACGCACAATGCGCTCATTGCGGGGTTCTGCCGTGCTAGAGATATTGCCCGTGCAAACAGGGCGTTCTCTGACATGAAGGAGCGAGGACTGACACCCACAAATGGGACCTACACCATACTGATTGATGCATTGGCCCGGGGCGGTGACATGGACAAAGCTTTTGAGATGTTTGCGGACATGGGGAAGGCTGGTTTGGAGGTGGATGTGCGCACTTACGGTGTTTTGGTGCATGCTCTCTGCATGGAAGGGAACATGAAAGACGCCAGGAAGCTGTTCCAGTCGATGGAGGAGAAAGGCGTTAAGGCAAATGGTGTGATCTATGACATGATGATTTTTGGCTATGGACGAGAAGGGAACTCCTACAAGGCTATGAAATTAATCACGGAGATGAGGAAGAATGGCTTGGTTCCAAATTTCGCTAGCTATGGCCTGATGATCCGTAGTCTTTGTAATGATGGTAAATGTCCGGAAGCTGAAGCTCTTATCAAGGACATGGTGCAGGCTGGTCTACAACCAAACGAATCGCTCTCCCAAGCACTACTGCATGCCAAGGCAAGACAGGGAAGCTCGACCAGTAACTTTTTTACCTAG
- the LOC119269542 gene encoding protein ESMERALDA 1-like isoform X2 has protein sequence MERFSNNLSNVHNFKIKAWSPIQYYKDVVLPKLIEEKLIRISPFANRLSVDAPPAVQRLRCLANFEALKFSKPITALSDTLISRMREKSVENNGKYVAVHLRFEEDMVAFSCCVFDGGDEEKKELDEARERGWRGKFTRPGRVIRPGAIRMNGKCPLTPLEVGLMLRGMGFSNKTSIYLASGRIYKAEKNMAPLLEMFPLLQTKETLASDEELAPFKNFSSRMAAIDYSVCVHSEVFVTTQGGNFPHFLLGHRRYLYGGHSKTIKPDKRRLAVLFDSPRIGWKSLKRQLLNMRSHSDAKGIQLKRANESVYTFPCPDCMCHPNKPEHPKSIQAR, from the exons ATGGAGCGGTTTAGTAACAATTTGAGTAATGTTCATAATTTCAAGATAAAGGCTTGGTCTCCTATTCAGTACTACAAAGATGTTGTTCTTCCGAAGTTAATTGAAGAAAA GCTCATAAGGATATCACCTTTTGCAAATCGGCTTTCAGTTGATGCTCCGCCTGCTGTTCAACGACTGAGATGCCTGGCTAACTTTGAAGCCTTAAAGTTTTCTAAACCAATCACTGCTTTATCTGACACTTTAATTTCTCGAATGAGAGAAAAAAGTGTGGAAAACAACGGGAAATATGTAGCAGTGCATCTCCGTTTTGAAGAG GATATGGTTGCGTTCTCTTGCTGTGTCTTTGATGGTGGTGATGAGGAAAAAAAGGAATTGGATGAGGCCAGGGAAAGAGGTTGGCGTGGAAAATTTACTAGGCCCGGACGTGTAATAAGGCCTGGAGCAATAAGGATGAATGGGAAATGTCCACTTACACCTTTGGAG GTTGGATTAATGCTTCGTGGAATGGGTTTCAGCAATAAGACTTCAATCTATTTGGCTTCTGGGAGAATATATAAAGCAGAGAAGAACATGGCTCCTCTCCTTGAAATGTTCCCTCTCTTACAGACAAAAGAAACATTGGCATCAGATGAAGAACTTGCTCCGTTCAAG AATTTCTCCTCGAGGATGGCAGCTATTGACTACAGCGTTTGTGTCCATAGTGAGGTTTTCGTGACTACTCAAGGTGGAAATTTTCCTCATTTCCTTCTTGGTCATAGAAGATACTTGTATGGTGGGCATTCGAAGACAATTAAGCCTGATAAAAGAAGATTGGCCGTACTCTTTGACAGTCCACGTATCGG ATGGAAGTCATTAAAACGTCAGCTGCTTAATATGAGGTCGCACAGCGATGCCAAGGGTATTCAGTTGAAAAGAGCAAATGAATCTGTATACACGTTTCCATGCCCTGACTGCATGTGCCATCCAAATAAACCAGAACACCCTAAATCCATCCAGGCTAGATAA
- the LOC119269542 gene encoding protein ESMERALDA 1-like isoform X1 encodes MQHHAYSRLGSFGVGGGAGAAASPPSSPRRAWGRRASAKGGAGAGKAAGGGGAARRAARAVLAALLRRQAVFLFAPLLYVAAMLLYMGSISLDGVPRIISRPAPGSLYHSPQLYARLRPEMDADNATDALATVWRHAYKGGVWQPCISNNTYGLPEPNGYIYVEANGGLNQQRTSICNAVAVAGFLNATLVIPNFHYHSIWRDPSKFSDIYDEDHFVQRLKNDVRVVDKVPGFIMERFSNNLSNVHNFKIKAWSPIQYYKDVVLPKLIEEKLIRISPFANRLSVDAPPAVQRLRCLANFEALKFSKPITALSDTLISRMREKSVENNGKYVAVHLRFEEDMVAFSCCVFDGGDEEKKELDEARERGWRGKFTRPGRVIRPGAIRMNGKCPLTPLEVGLMLRGMGFSNKTSIYLASGRIYKAEKNMAPLLEMFPLLQTKETLASDEELAPFKNFSSRMAAIDYSVCVHSEVFVTTQGGNFPHFLLGHRRYLYGGHSKTIKPDKRRLAVLFDSPRIGWKSLKRQLLNMRSHSDAKGIQLKRANESVYTFPCPDCMCHPNKPEHPKSIQAR; translated from the exons ATGCAGCACCACGCGTACAGCCGCCTGGGGAGCTTCGGCGTGGGcggcggggcgggggcggcggcgtcccCGCCGTCGTCGCCGCGGCGGGCGTGGGGGAGGAGGGCGTCAGCCAAgggcggcgcgggcgcggggaaggcggcgggagGGGGAGGCGCGGCGCGGCGGGCCGCGCGGGCGGTGCTGGCCGCGCTGCTGCGGCGGCAGGCCGTCTTCCTCTTCGCACCGCTGCTCTACGTCGCGGCGATGCTGCTCTACATGGGCTCCATCTCCCTCGACGGCGTGCCCCGCATCATCTCCCGCCCCGCGCCCGGTTCGCTCTACCACAGCCCGCAGCTGTACGCCCGCCTGCGCCCCGAAATGGACGCCGACAACGCCACGGACGCG CTAGCAACTGTATGGCGGCATGCTTACAAAGGTGGTGTTTGGCAACCTTGCATAAGCAATAATACCTATG GTTTGCCCGAACCAAACGGCTACATATATGTGGAGGCAAATGGTGGTTTGAATCAGCAAAGGACATCG ATATGCAATGCAGTCGCAGTTGCTGGTTTTCTGAACGCAACTCTTGTAATCCCAAATTTTCACTACCACAGCATTTGGAGGGATCCTAG CAAATTCAGTGATATCTATGACGAGGACCACTTTGTCCAACGTTTGAAAAATGATGTTCGAGTGGTTGACAAGGTGCCTGGATTCATAATGGAGCGGTTTAGTAACAATTTGAGTAATGTTCATAATTTCAAGATAAAGGCTTGGTCTCCTATTCAGTACTACAAAGATGTTGTTCTTCCGAAGTTAATTGAAGAAAA GCTCATAAGGATATCACCTTTTGCAAATCGGCTTTCAGTTGATGCTCCGCCTGCTGTTCAACGACTGAGATGCCTGGCTAACTTTGAAGCCTTAAAGTTTTCTAAACCAATCACTGCTTTATCTGACACTTTAATTTCTCGAATGAGAGAAAAAAGTGTGGAAAACAACGGGAAATATGTAGCAGTGCATCTCCGTTTTGAAGAG GATATGGTTGCGTTCTCTTGCTGTGTCTTTGATGGTGGTGATGAGGAAAAAAAGGAATTGGATGAGGCCAGGGAAAGAGGTTGGCGTGGAAAATTTACTAGGCCCGGACGTGTAATAAGGCCTGGAGCAATAAGGATGAATGGGAAATGTCCACTTACACCTTTGGAG GTTGGATTAATGCTTCGTGGAATGGGTTTCAGCAATAAGACTTCAATCTATTTGGCTTCTGGGAGAATATATAAAGCAGAGAAGAACATGGCTCCTCTCCTTGAAATGTTCCCTCTCTTACAGACAAAAGAAACATTGGCATCAGATGAAGAACTTGCTCCGTTCAAG AATTTCTCCTCGAGGATGGCAGCTATTGACTACAGCGTTTGTGTCCATAGTGAGGTTTTCGTGACTACTCAAGGTGGAAATTTTCCTCATTTCCTTCTTGGTCATAGAAGATACTTGTATGGTGGGCATTCGAAGACAATTAAGCCTGATAAAAGAAGATTGGCCGTACTCTTTGACAGTCCACGTATCGG ATGGAAGTCATTAAAACGTCAGCTGCTTAATATGAGGTCGCACAGCGATGCCAAGGGTATTCAGTTGAAAAGAGCAAATGAATCTGTATACACGTTTCCATGCCCTGACTGCATGTGCCATCCAAATAAACCAGAACACCCTAAATCCATCCAGGCTAGATAA